One Pseudomonas abieticivorans genomic region harbors:
- a CDS encoding Hcp family type VI secretion system effector, translated as MSTPAYITIEGKTQGLITKGAFTADSVGNVFVEGHEDEILVQAIKHSIKTPTDPQSGQPAGPRVHSPFIFSCSMNKAIPLLNVALATGETLTNVLVEWYRTSTDGKQEKFYRTLFEDATIVSIDTTLPHAQDPSSASYTQIVEVSMTYRKIIWEHVISGTEGSDDWRSPV; from the coding sequence ATGTCTACACCCGCGTACATCACGATCGAAGGCAAAACCCAGGGGCTCATCACTAAAGGCGCCTTTACCGCCGACTCGGTGGGCAATGTCTTTGTCGAAGGGCATGAGGACGAAATCCTCGTCCAGGCGATCAAACATTCGATCAAAACGCCCACAGACCCACAAAGCGGCCAACCCGCCGGGCCTCGCGTGCACTCGCCTTTCATCTTCAGCTGTTCCATGAACAAAGCCATCCCACTGCTCAACGTAGCGCTGGCCACCGGCGAAACATTGACCAATGTGCTGGTGGAGTGGTACCGCACTTCAACCGACGGCAAGCAGGAAAAGTTTTATCGCACCCTGTTTGAAGACGCCACCATCGTCTCCATCGATACCACTCTTCCTCATGCACAGGATCCGAGCAGTGCCAGTTACACCCAGATCGTTGAAGTCAGCATGACGTATCGCAAGATCATCTGGGAACACGTTATATCCGGCACCGAGGGCTCGGACGACTGGCGCAGCCCAGTTTAA
- a CDS encoding type VI secretion system Vgr family protein, whose protein sequence is MPRQSDLRFTFQPSGGTDFEVIEFTLDEGLSRPFKLALQLASPDAELDFGTLLDKPALLTIWRDATPVRYVHGLISSLTQGDTGFRRTRYSAVVEPALARTGLCSNWRIFQQQSVPQILDAVFKAHRLSDYEHTISYGHQPREYCVQAGETDLAFIARLAAEEGLLYTFEHRADGHRLIITDRVSALGTIAPKDACTVLYQAMGGGDQPEPALHRFHYTEHVRTARQVQRDYTFTHPRYDLEHIANGTQLEHQGGDYERFDYPGRYKRDIAGKPFTQTRLNALRSDARIAKVEGDDARLQPGKSFDLIDHPRDDMNIRWRTVSVFHTGIQHSSQQEEAAASASGTHYNLEATLAPAAFEWKAPLCPKPRIDGPQTATVVGPPDEEIFCDEWGRIKVSFPWDRNSQNNEHSSCWIRVAQGWAGTTWGAMAIPRIGQELIIQYFDGDPDQPIATGRAYREANLPPYELPKHKTRMTIKSQTHKGDGFNELRFEDEKGLEEVYLHAQRDQNVMVNNDETHCVGVDRTHAVGQDETITVGRNRLRVVKTNDTLKVGGNKNDHVASEYYIGVGSKLRLECGKTVIELNANGDLNITCENFNITANQAGKLNTLGAKLDLNMAGKAANISAVGVSDAAIKGDVDRHFSKG, encoded by the coding sequence ATGCCCCGCCAAAGCGACTTACGTTTTACCTTCCAACCCAGCGGCGGCACCGACTTCGAGGTCATCGAATTCACCCTCGACGAAGGCCTTTCCCGGCCCTTCAAATTGGCGCTGCAACTGGCAAGCCCCGATGCTGAACTGGACTTCGGCACGCTGCTGGACAAACCCGCGTTGCTGACCATTTGGCGCGATGCAACGCCGGTGCGTTACGTGCATGGCCTCATCAGTTCCCTGACTCAAGGCGATACCGGCTTTCGCCGCACCCGCTATAGCGCCGTGGTTGAACCCGCGCTGGCCAGAACCGGGCTGTGTTCCAACTGGCGGATCTTCCAGCAGCAAAGTGTGCCGCAAATCCTCGACGCCGTGTTCAAGGCCCATCGCCTGAGCGACTACGAACACACCATCAGTTACGGCCACCAACCCCGAGAATACTGCGTCCAGGCCGGCGAAACCGACCTGGCCTTCATCGCCCGGCTGGCCGCCGAAGAAGGCTTGCTCTACACCTTCGAACACCGGGCCGACGGCCATCGCCTGATCATCACCGACCGTGTCAGCGCACTCGGCACCATCGCCCCCAAAGACGCCTGCACCGTGTTGTACCAGGCCATGGGTGGCGGCGATCAACCGGAACCAGCCCTGCACCGCTTCCACTACACCGAACACGTCCGCACTGCCCGCCAGGTGCAGCGCGACTACACCTTCACCCACCCGCGCTACGACCTGGAACACATCGCCAACGGTACCCAGCTAGAGCATCAGGGGGGCGACTATGAACGCTTCGATTATCCCGGCCGCTATAAGCGCGACATCGCCGGCAAGCCCTTCACCCAGACACGCCTGAACGCCCTGCGCAGCGACGCCCGCATCGCTAAGGTCGAAGGGGATGATGCCCGCCTGCAACCGGGAAAATCCTTCGACCTGATCGACCACCCACGCGACGACATGAACATCCGCTGGCGCACCGTGAGCGTCTTCCACACCGGCATCCAGCACAGCAGCCAACAGGAAGAAGCGGCCGCCAGCGCCTCAGGCACCCACTACAACCTTGAGGCCACCCTGGCGCCCGCCGCCTTCGAATGGAAGGCCCCGCTATGCCCCAAACCGCGCATCGACGGCCCGCAAACCGCCACGGTGGTCGGCCCGCCCGACGAAGAGATTTTCTGTGATGAATGGGGCCGCATCAAAGTCAGCTTCCCCTGGGACCGCAACAGCCAAAACAACGAGCACAGCTCCTGCTGGATCCGGGTAGCCCAGGGCTGGGCTGGCACCACTTGGGGCGCGATGGCCATTCCGCGCATCGGTCAGGAACTGATCATCCAGTACTTCGACGGCGATCCAGACCAGCCCATTGCCACGGGCCGCGCTTACCGCGAAGCCAACCTGCCGCCCTACGAACTGCCCAAGCACAAAACCCGCATGACCATCAAAAGCCAGACCCACAAGGGGGATGGCTTCAATGAGCTGCGGTTTGAGGATGAGAAGGGGTTGGAAGAAGTCTACCTGCATGCGCAGAGAGACCAGAACGTGATGGTCAACAACGACGAGACCCACTGCGTGGGCGTTGACCGCACCCACGCAGTGGGCCAAGACGAAACCATCACCGTGGGCCGCAACCGCTTACGCGTGGTGAAAACCAACGACACGCTGAAGGTGGGCGGCAACAAAAACGATCACGTCGCCAGTGAGTACTACATCGGTGTCGGTTCAAAACTACGGCTTGAATGCGGCAAAACCGTGATTGAACTGAACGCCAACGGCGACCTGAATATCACCTGCGAAAACTTCAATATCACTGCCAATCAAGCCGGAAAGCTCAACACCCTCGGCGCCAAGCTTGACCTGAACATGGCCGGTAAAGCAGCAAACATCAGCGCCGTGGGCGTCAGCGATGCGGCAATCAAGGGTGATGTCGATCGCCATTTCAGCAAAGGCTGA
- the tssB gene encoding type VI secretion system contractile sheath small subunit produces MSKNLGSVAPKERINIKYVPATGDQQAEVELPLKLLITGDFKGHGEATSLEERQAVRIDKDTFNEVLAKANIGLEMAVPCVLNTDRDSDLQVSLQFNTISDFNPDAVARQVPELNKLLELRQALVALKGPMGNVPAFRKQLQHLLSDEHTRARLISELNVALDAPPPTA; encoded by the coding sequence ATGTCAAAAAACCTGGGCTCAGTTGCTCCCAAAGAACGCATCAACATAAAATACGTTCCCGCCACTGGCGATCAACAGGCCGAAGTAGAACTTCCATTGAAGTTACTAATCACCGGTGATTTCAAAGGTCATGGCGAAGCAACTTCTCTTGAGGAGCGGCAAGCCGTTCGCATCGACAAAGACACGTTCAATGAGGTGCTGGCCAAAGCCAACATCGGCTTGGAAATGGCGGTGCCTTGCGTACTGAATACCGACCGCGACAGCGACCTGCAGGTCAGCCTGCAGTTCAACACCATCAGCGATTTCAACCCGGACGCCGTGGCGCGTCAGGTACCGGAGTTAAATAAGCTGCTGGAACTACGCCAAGCCTTGGTTGCCCTTAAAGGGCCGATGGGCAATGTCCCTGCCTTTCGCAAGCAACTGCAGCACCTGCTGAGCGATGAACACACGCGGGCCCGTCTGATCAGCGAGTTGAACGTGGCGCTGGACGCCCCCCCGCCCACGGCCTAA
- the tssC gene encoding type VI secretion system contractile sheath large subunit translates to MHTESPLAPTLDVQNAPMEGTLLDQIMLQTMLQPTHEGYAVARQGVAAFISEILKSDNTDHLINKHRVDQMIAEVDYALGKQMDVILHQPAYQKLESAWRGLKLLVDRTDFRENIKLEVLHVTKDELLEDFDNAGDITRSGLYKHVYTAGFGQFGGEPIASIVGNYTFGPSSPDIKLLSYMASIGAMAHAPFVTAAGPEFFNLDGFQNLPNLKEVKDIFDGPRHTKWRGLRDSEDARHLVLGLPRFLLRQPYDTLENPTSSFMYDETIDGQHDHYLWGNTAYLIASRITDSFARYRWCANIIGPQSGGAVEDLPVHLYEAFGQLQAKIPTEVLISDRKEFELSEEGFMPLTMRKDSDNAAFFSANSVQRPKNFPKTREGQEAQTNYKLGTQLPYLFIVNRLAHYIKVLQREQIGSWKERQDLERELNTWLKQYVADQENPSSDVRSRRPLRAAKIQVHDVEGNPGWYEVSLAVRPHFKYMGANFEISLVGRLDMQ, encoded by the coding sequence ATGCACACGGAAAGCCCGCTCGCCCCTACATTGGACGTCCAGAACGCGCCCATGGAAGGCACTTTGCTTGATCAGATCATGCTGCAAACCATGCTCCAGCCCACCCACGAAGGGTATGCCGTTGCCCGGCAGGGCGTGGCCGCCTTTATCAGCGAAATCCTCAAGAGCGACAATACCGATCACTTGATCAACAAGCACCGGGTCGACCAGATGATTGCCGAGGTGGATTACGCTCTGGGCAAACAGATGGACGTGATCCTACACCAGCCGGCCTACCAGAAACTGGAATCGGCGTGGCGCGGCCTGAAGCTACTGGTTGATCGCACCGACTTTCGCGAAAACATCAAGCTGGAAGTACTACACGTTACCAAAGACGAGTTGCTGGAAGACTTCGACAACGCTGGCGACATCACCCGCAGCGGGCTGTACAAGCATGTCTACACCGCCGGCTTCGGCCAATTCGGGGGCGAGCCGATTGCCAGCATCGTCGGCAATTACACCTTTGGCCCATCCTCGCCAGACATCAAGCTGCTCAGCTACATGGCCTCGATCGGCGCCATGGCCCACGCCCCGTTTGTGACCGCCGCTGGCCCGGAATTCTTCAACCTGGATGGGTTTCAGAACCTGCCCAACCTCAAGGAAGTGAAAGACATTTTCGACGGGCCACGCCATACCAAATGGCGAGGTCTGCGCGACTCAGAAGATGCTCGTCATCTTGTGTTGGGACTGCCGCGCTTCCTGCTGCGCCAGCCTTACGACACGCTGGAAAACCCGACCAGCAGCTTCATGTATGACGAGACCATCGATGGCCAACACGACCATTACCTGTGGGGCAACACCGCCTACCTGATCGCCAGCCGCATCACCGACAGTTTTGCCCGTTATCGCTGGTGCGCCAACATCATCGGTCCGCAATCGGGTGGCGCGGTCGAAGATCTGCCGGTCCATCTGTACGAGGCGTTCGGTCAGTTGCAGGCCAAGATTCCGACCGAAGTGCTGATCTCTGATCGAAAGGAATTCGAGCTGTCCGAAGAAGGCTTCATGCCGCTGACCATGCGCAAGGACAGCGACAACGCGGCGTTCTTTTCGGCCAACTCCGTGCAGCGGCCGAAGAACTTCCCGAAAACCCGCGAAGGCCAAGAAGCCCAGACCAATTACAAGCTCGGCACACAACTGCCCTATCTCTTCATCGTCAACCGTCTGGCCCACTACATCAAAGTGTTGCAGCGCGAACAAATCGGTAGCTGGAAGGAGCGCCAGGACTTGGAGCGCGAACTCAATACCTGGCTCAAGCAGTACGTTGCAGATCAGGAAAACCCCTCCAGCGACGTACGCAGCCGCCGTCCATTACGTGCCGCAAAGATCCAGGTGCATGACGTTGAGGGCAATCCAGGCTGGTATGAAGTCTCGTTGGCTGTACGTCCGCATTTTAAATATATGGGCGCGAATTTTGAGATCTCCTTGGTCGGGCGGTTGGACATGCAGTGA
- the tssJ gene encoding type VI secretion system lipoprotein TssJ, with protein MTPSASRMTLVVRNPEHLMHGCTANRQFDHAGGSIGNTACDWLLDDRQHAIHPLHCEIRLVEGRFCVIDLCGQTRLNGHDLAIGRNTTVKLNDGDSLHVGAYTLNVYLQQDRAGTDDLAHRYLSQHAVSALFNESRCPLETLLEGHQPVPEPDADTPAHSPEFERLSTPLGLHEQHDPLRALDATQPVCAPTELTLATFEHAHHVPPISCRLTAGDAPLTPQPVSPVPPSARHPVVVARTLTLILACLLLGGCTMLGKLGHVIMNPSTPVGGPDDQPSLIALSLYATNTVNPNAGSVRNIPTGGPEGPMVQKPSGYTVNLNASNPLELTDKLQALLDHLYTTPPAYSAQTPTANATAMSPLERYVLGDYTDLQIGFTTPSQQVSTAPTPADIATPIAFKIVQLKDDSLLRNANLEALTQDLQLALGSTYIDADDYVLLPGQFKFINYQPLDKKTRYLAVIARYHEANSTHWKQILRIQPKGHQYALLVHLDSARVEFKDETP; from the coding sequence ATGACCCCGTCGGCTTCCCGAATGACCCTGGTAGTGCGCAACCCCGAGCACCTGATGCATGGCTGCACGGCCAACAGACAGTTTGACCACGCTGGCGGCAGCATTGGCAACACTGCCTGCGACTGGCTGCTCGATGACCGTCAACACGCAATTCACCCTCTGCATTGCGAAATACGTCTGGTGGAAGGCCGCTTCTGCGTCATCGACCTCTGTGGGCAAACCCGTCTCAATGGCCATGACCTGGCCATAGGGCGCAACACCACAGTTAAGCTCAACGACGGCGACAGCCTGCATGTGGGCGCCTACACACTCAACGTGTACTTGCAACAAGACCGTGCAGGCACGGATGACCTGGCCCACCGGTACCTCAGCCAGCACGCGGTCAGTGCCCTGTTCAATGAAAGCCGTTGCCCGTTGGAAACGCTGCTGGAGGGGCATCAACCCGTGCCGGAGCCGGATGCCGACACCCCGGCGCACTCCCCAGAGTTCGAACGCCTGAGCACACCGTTGGGGCTACATGAGCAGCATGACCCTTTGCGAGCGCTGGACGCCACCCAACCGGTGTGCGCTCCCACAGAACTGACCCTGGCGACGTTCGAGCACGCCCACCACGTCCCCCCTATTTCTTGCCGCCTCACCGCTGGAGACGCCCCCTTGACACCACAACCCGTTTCGCCCGTCCCTCCCTCGGCGCGACATCCGGTTGTGGTCGCACGCACCCTCACCCTGATCCTGGCCTGCTTGCTGTTGGGGGGCTGCACGATGCTGGGCAAACTCGGACACGTCATCATGAACCCCTCTACGCCGGTGGGCGGGCCTGACGATCAGCCCTCTCTGATTGCTCTGAGCCTGTACGCCACCAACACCGTCAACCCGAACGCTGGCAGCGTGCGCAATATACCCACCGGTGGGCCAGAAGGCCCTATGGTTCAAAAGCCCTCCGGCTATACGGTAAACCTCAACGCCAGCAACCCGCTTGAGCTGACCGACAAGTTGCAGGCCCTGCTCGACCACTTATACACCACGCCCCCTGCTTACTCCGCCCAAACGCCTACCGCCAATGCCACGGCGATGTCCCCCCTCGAACGCTACGTGCTCGGTGACTATACCGACCTGCAGATTGGCTTCACGACGCCTAGCCAACAGGTCTCCACAGCGCCCACGCCCGCAGACATCGCAACGCCCATTGCATTCAAGATCGTGCAATTGAAAGACGACTCTCTGCTGCGCAACGCCAACCTGGAAGCCCTGACCCAGGATCTGCAGCTGGCGCTGGGCAGCACCTATATCGATGCAGATGACTACGTTCTGCTCCCCGGTCAATTCAAGTTCATCAACTACCAGCCCCTCGACAAGAAAACCCGCTACCTGGCGGTGATTGCCCGCTACCACGAAGCCAACAGCACACATTGGAAGCAAATCCTGCGCATCCAGCCCAAAGGGCATCAGTACGCCCTACTGGTGCATCTGGATTCCGCCCGTGTCGAGTTCAAGGACGAGACGCCGTGA
- the tssG gene encoding type VI secretion system baseplate subunit TssG produces MAPADRQTTRDLTDTLLADARNYSFYRLLEHLHALHGDDLEADAPRAAKHRRVRLQSHPGLGFPASDVAMAERLDEDHYRVQTTFFGLHGSDSPLPGYYLDLVAYEDAQGRGIRPAFLDFFNHRLLTLLHDSWRRYRYYIRFQSEARDGFSRCVFSLIGLNDSELRGATALPWSRLLSFAGLIASRSRSPTIVAGIVGHCFDLHGVHIREFEARYVKLPPQQQLALGNPDKGVLGDSFVVGARVKTRRSKFTLVIPDLDQTRFRQFLPSGQQFPALRTLMNVLLRDVIAYDVELGLRQEDVPPFNLGNQNGTHLGWTSFLDKQHHRHTPMVRIKGRS; encoded by the coding sequence ATGGCCCCTGCTGACCGGCAAACAACCCGTGATCTGACCGACACGCTGCTGGCCGACGCGCGGAACTACTCGTTCTATCGCCTGCTGGAGCACTTGCATGCGTTGCATGGCGACGACCTGGAAGCCGATGCGCCACGTGCGGCCAAGCATCGTCGCGTGCGCTTGCAGAGCCACCCTGGGCTAGGGTTTCCGGCCTCAGACGTGGCCATGGCCGAACGCCTGGATGAAGACCATTACCGCGTGCAAACCACGTTCTTTGGCCTGCACGGAAGCGACTCGCCCCTGCCTGGCTACTACCTGGATCTGGTCGCTTATGAAGATGCTCAGGGTCGGGGCATTCGGCCAGCGTTTCTGGATTTTTTCAACCACCGCCTGCTGACCTTGCTGCATGACAGCTGGCGTCGCTATCGCTACTACATCCGCTTCCAGTCCGAGGCTCGCGACGGCTTTTCGCGCTGTGTATTTTCGTTGATAGGCCTCAACGACAGTGAACTGCGCGGGGCCACGGCGCTGCCATGGAGCCGGTTATTGAGCTTTGCCGGGCTAATCGCCAGTCGCAGCCGCTCACCTACCATCGTCGCCGGGATTGTCGGCCACTGTTTTGATTTGCACGGGGTGCATATTCGTGAATTCGAGGCGCGCTACGTCAAGCTCCCGCCCCAGCAACAACTGGCATTGGGAAATCCGGATAAAGGCGTACTCGGCGACAGTTTTGTGGTCGGCGCTCGCGTCAAGACCCGACGCAGCAAATTTACCTTGGTCATCCCGGATCTGGATCAAACGCGCTTTCGTCAGTTCTTGCCTAGCGGCCAGCAGTTCCCAGCGCTGCGCACGTTGATGAATGTGTTGTTGCGGGACGTGATTGCCTACGACGTGGAACTGGGCTTGCGCCAGGAGGATGTGCCCCCGTTCAACCTCGGCAACCAAAACGGTACCCACTTAGGCTGGACCAGTTTTCTTGACAAACAGCACCACCGACATACCCCCATGGTACGGATCAAGGGGCGCTCATGA
- the icmH gene encoding type IVB secretion system protein IcmH/DotU, whose product MTDPITPRPAEQPAPLLSALLHKVTDAASATAPQPEQQLALADPEFQLRGLAYNPLADAAMPLFGLVMRLRSLDRCNDVPALYRSVHNQITTILEEVRQRDYDDATRLAYSYSLCLLMDETVMATPWGKHSTWSGCSLLSDIHKETWGGEKFFTVLSRLQMDAAKYQHLLECMYLCLCMGLKGKYALQPNGDAERQKIITKLHRILRQLRGPAPERLTDPMINVAPRHYRVNQQWPWWTPWAVATVVLMVAYTIYAVRLNSTTQQVLRALDGILTL is encoded by the coding sequence ATGACAGACCCCATCACACCGCGCCCCGCCGAGCAGCCTGCCCCGTTACTAAGCGCGCTACTGCATAAAGTAACCGATGCCGCGTCGGCCACTGCGCCGCAGCCCGAGCAGCAGCTAGCGCTAGCAGACCCTGAATTCCAGCTGCGCGGCCTGGCTTACAACCCCTTGGCCGACGCCGCGATGCCGTTGTTCGGCTTGGTCATGCGCCTGCGCTCGCTGGATCGATGCAACGACGTGCCCGCCTTGTACCGCAGCGTGCACAACCAGATCACCACGATCCTGGAAGAAGTACGCCAACGCGACTACGACGACGCGACCCGGCTGGCCTACTCCTACAGCCTGTGCCTGTTGATGGACGAAACAGTCATGGCCACGCCTTGGGGCAAACATTCCACCTGGAGCGGCTGTTCCTTGCTCAGTGACATTCACAAGGAAACCTGGGGCGGTGAGAAATTTTTCACCGTGCTCTCGCGCCTGCAAATGGACGCGGCCAAATACCAGCACCTGCTGGAATGCATGTACCTATGCCTATGCATGGGCCTTAAAGGCAAATACGCACTGCAGCCCAACGGTGATGCCGAGCGACAAAAGATCATCACCAAACTGCACCGCATCCTCCGTCAACTGCGCGGCCCCGCGCCCGAGCGACTGACCGACCCGATGATCAACGTCGCCCCTCGTCATTACAGAGTCAACCAGCAATGGCCATGGTGGACGCCATGGGCCGTGGCCACGGTCGTGCTGATGGTCGCCTACACGATCTACGCCGTGCGCCTGAACAGCACCACCCAGCAAGTGCTGCGTGCACTGGACGGAATTCTCACTCTATAG
- the tssK gene encoding type VI secretion system baseplate subunit TssK, with the protein MSSNPVIWYEGLFVKPQHFQQQARAAESQLQQRLNCLNDTLYGFSELELNSEYLSFGKIAIIRARGLMPDGSVFDIPNDQPPPPPLDIPDSSAVNQVVHLCLLLRSDGVLEVQWPENYANSRYSAQRSEVHDTHSEDGDQVAMELAVPNLQMMLARNDRSAFTGIALGRILDKRPDGSVVMDEDFYPTSVSVHAVPPLKRYLGEIAGLMRERARAIAERIGSTSQSGVADVTDFNLLQTLNRLYPLFQHLARRPHVHPEQLYIAFSQACGELVTFTDDGRLPLEYPAYQHDSLRQSLKPLQDTLRRALGTVLQPRAVSLPIETQQYGVLTAAVHDSLLLKDAEFILAVRAQMPLEILRQQFLQQTKVSSLEQLSKLVSLQLPGIPLIPLPVAPRHLPFHAGFSYFELDRHHPAWQSLTGAAGFGFHIAADFPELELQFWAIRSQ; encoded by the coding sequence ATGAGTTCCAACCCCGTGATCTGGTACGAAGGTTTGTTCGTCAAACCCCAGCACTTTCAACAGCAGGCACGTGCAGCTGAGTCGCAACTGCAGCAACGCCTCAACTGCCTTAATGACACGTTGTATGGCTTCAGTGAATTGGAGCTTAACTCCGAGTACCTGAGCTTCGGCAAGATCGCCATCATCCGCGCCCGCGGCCTGATGCCCGATGGCAGCGTTTTTGATATTCCCAATGACCAGCCCCCCCCACCACCGCTGGACATCCCTGACAGCTCGGCGGTCAACCAGGTCGTCCACCTTTGCCTGCTATTACGCAGCGATGGGGTCCTAGAGGTGCAATGGCCTGAAAACTATGCCAACAGTCGTTACAGCGCCCAGCGTAGCGAAGTGCACGACACCCACAGCGAGGACGGCGACCAAGTCGCTATGGAGCTGGCTGTGCCGAACTTGCAAATGATGCTGGCCCGCAACGACCGCAGTGCATTTACCGGAATTGCCCTGGGGCGGATCCTGGACAAACGACCAGACGGCAGCGTGGTGATGGATGAAGATTTCTATCCCACCAGCGTGTCGGTGCATGCCGTACCACCGCTAAAACGTTACCTCGGGGAAATTGCCGGGCTGATGCGCGAACGTGCCCGCGCCATTGCCGAGCGTATCGGTTCGACCAGCCAGTCCGGGGTAGCGGACGTCACCGACTTCAACCTATTGCAGACCCTCAACCGCCTCTACCCGCTTTTCCAGCATCTGGCCCGGCGCCCACATGTGCATCCGGAGCAGCTCTACATTGCCTTCAGTCAGGCCTGCGGCGAACTGGTCACCTTTACCGACGACGGTCGTTTGCCCCTGGAATATCCGGCCTACCAGCATGACAGCCTGCGTCAATCACTCAAGCCTCTGCAGGACACCCTGCGCCGAGCCTTGGGCACCGTGCTGCAACCGCGCGCTGTTTCGTTGCCGATCGAAACCCAGCAGTACGGGGTGTTGACCGCTGCCGTGCATGACAGCCTGCTACTGAAGGACGCCGAGTTCATCCTCGCGGTGCGCGCGCAGATGCCTCTGGAAATATTGCGCCAACAGTTCCTGCAACAGACCAAGGTCAGCTCACTGGAGCAACTCAGCAAACTGGTCAGCTTGCAGTTGCCAGGCATCCCGCTGATCCCGCTGCCGGTGGCACCTCGACACCTGCCCTTCCATGCCGGGTTCAGCTACTTCGAACTCGATCGCCATCACCCCGCCTGGCAGAGCCTGACCGGCGCGGCCGGCTTCGGTTTCCACATTGCCGCCGACTTCCCCGAACTGGAACTGCAGTTCTGGGCCATCAGGAGCCAATGA
- the tssE gene encoding type VI secretion system baseplate subunit TssE, with product MASLFERLEPDGPLRRHLTREQLARQQVEAIKQHVEYLLNARRGCSQSSPELGLSDFNGGAIGTADLVIHISADIRRSVEAFEPRIKVRSVRYQPNPQRPLELSFRLDCQVRLNNKEELVQLTVDMHGQGRRYTRVT from the coding sequence ATGGCCAGTTTGTTCGAACGACTTGAGCCCGACGGGCCACTGCGTCGCCACCTGACACGCGAGCAACTGGCGCGTCAGCAAGTTGAAGCTATCAAACAGCACGTGGAATACCTGCTTAATGCCCGAAGGGGCTGCTCACAAAGCAGCCCCGAACTGGGCTTGAGCGATTTCAATGGCGGTGCGATTGGCACTGCTGACCTGGTGATCCATATCAGCGCCGATATCCGACGTTCGGTGGAGGCCTTCGAGCCGCGGATCAAGGTGCGCAGCGTACGGTACCAGCCCAACCCGCAACGGCCGCTGGAATTGTCGTTCAGGCTGGACTGCCAGGTACGACTGAACAACAAGGAGGAACTGGTGCAGCTCACCGTAGACATGCACGGGCAGGGTCGTCGTTATACCCGCGTCACCTGA
- a CDS encoding DcrB-related protein, translated as MSIAISAKADPEHPDDLSIQGICCMTHYRTNDLLIGFQGDQPDDNSLNVFIFKERQTTLVIARGAIEEGTTLASTYALQLKVLKHQVKALQYTGPKAVMTGEDDHLEGLEVVTQFIQGSSPSYQYQLVCQVPGEPRMLALTYSKKSVLTDADCDHWRAIKHTLRFV; from the coding sequence ATGTCGATCGCCATTTCAGCAAAGGCTGACCCTGAACATCCAGACGACCTATCGATTCAAGGAATTTGCTGCATGACCCACTACCGCACCAATGATCTGCTGATTGGCTTCCAGGGCGACCAACCGGATGACAACAGCCTCAACGTGTTCATCTTCAAGGAACGGCAAACCACCTTGGTGATTGCTCGCGGCGCAATAGAGGAAGGCACCACCCTCGCCAGCACCTATGCCCTGCAGTTGAAAGTTCTCAAGCACCAGGTCAAAGCCCTTCAATACACCGGGCCAAAGGCCGTCATGACAGGTGAGGACGATCATCTGGAAGGCTTGGAAGTCGTTACCCAATTCATACAGGGGAGCAGCCCCTCATACCAATACCAACTGGTCTGCCAAGTGCCCGGTGAGCCGCGCATGTTGGCCCTCACTTACAGTAAGAAAAGCGTATTGACCGATGCCGACTGCGACCACTGGCGCGCCATCAAACACACTTTGCGGTTTGTCTGA